A stretch of the Sphingobacterium thalpophilum genome encodes the following:
- a CDS encoding diacylglycerol/lipid kinase family protein, with translation MKEQGKTVRLVHNPAAGKEDNDDGDELSHLIKQHGYRCKAVLKKDAVKNMSAQTDLIAVAGGDGTIRLTILGLLEKKLRFKRPIAILPQGTANNIALSLGIPLDNKLAIDLWKHAQLKKFDVGMVLGLDKKTLHFIESIGFGVFPMLIEKMSNKKLIHATKEEEIKMAIEELRRIAEVFPAETLKLITRSNVIEEECIMVEVMNIARMGPRLALSPDSDPGDGQFEVIIVTNEHRQKLIDFIDEVLEGNNPIFPIKSIRTNRLVLKSKGKVMHIDDELTSYSGQNITISLLDSLIEFIVK, from the coding sequence ATGAAAGAACAGGGCAAAACCGTAAGGCTAGTGCACAATCCAGCGGCGGGTAAGGAAGACAATGATGATGGAGATGAGCTAAGCCATCTTATTAAACAACACGGGTACCGTTGCAAAGCAGTGCTTAAAAAAGACGCAGTAAAAAATATGTCGGCACAAACCGATCTAATTGCCGTGGCAGGCGGAGATGGAACAATAAGATTGACGATCTTAGGGCTTCTGGAAAAAAAACTTCGTTTTAAAAGACCCATTGCTATCCTTCCCCAAGGTACAGCGAACAACATTGCACTTTCTTTGGGCATCCCCTTGGACAACAAACTAGCCATCGATTTATGGAAACATGCACAACTCAAAAAATTTGATGTGGGAATGGTGTTGGGCCTAGACAAAAAAACACTACATTTTATAGAATCAATCGGTTTTGGGGTGTTTCCGATGCTCATCGAGAAAATGAGCAACAAAAAACTTATCCATGCTACAAAAGAAGAAGAAATAAAAATGGCGATCGAAGAGCTTCGCAGAATAGCTGAAGTATTTCCTGCTGAAACGCTGAAACTAATCACAAGGTCCAATGTGATTGAAGAAGAATGCATAATGGTCGAGGTAATGAATATCGCACGAATGGGACCTCGCTTGGCGCTCTCGCCTGATTCCGACCCAGGCGATGGACAATTTGAAGTAATTATCGTAACTAACGAGCATCGCCAGAAGCTGATCGATTTTATCGATGAAGTATTAGAGGGAAACAATCCTATATTTCCGATAAAGTCAATCAGGACGAATCGACTCGTGCTGAAATCGAAGGGAAAAGTAATGCATATTGATGACGAACTAACCAGCTACTCCGGCCAGAATATTACGATATCATTGCTGGACAGCTTAATTGAATTTATTGTAAAATGA
- a CDS encoding pyridoxamine 5'-phosphate oxidase family protein: MANLYLDNKGTVSMLKAMLTEIHTGIVCTTAHTEDFPDIESMKTKDVDQQGNIWYMFSSESPAYKNLQHNNNVTLIYTLPIKSQLVRIIGKGEISRSVSKIYQYWSNSDEKQFEQGRDDPRIRLLKINIESSQCLKFSSNSIISILKLLGRAIGGRDTDPDA; the protein is encoded by the coding sequence ATGGCAAATCTCTACCTCGACAATAAAGGAACGGTATCCATGCTTAAAGCAATGCTTACTGAAATTCACACTGGAATTGTATGCACTACAGCACACACAGAAGATTTTCCAGACATAGAATCGATGAAAACCAAAGATGTTGATCAACAGGGCAACATTTGGTATATGTTTTCTTCGGAAAGTCCGGCTTATAAAAACTTGCAGCATAACAATAACGTAACATTGATTTATACGCTACCGATCAAGTCACAGCTGGTGCGGATAATAGGTAAGGGTGAAATCAGTAGAAGTGTATCCAAGATCTATCAGTATTGGTCAAACAGTGATGAGAAACAGTTTGAACAAGGAAGAGACGATCCCAGGATAAGGCTATTAAAAATTAATATCGAATCCTCACAATGTCTGAAATTCAGCTCAAACAGTATTATCAGTATCTTAAAACTGCTCGGCAGGGCTATTGGGGGACGTGATACCGATCCTGATGCTTAA
- the rsgA gene encoding ribosome small subunit-dependent GTPase A has protein sequence MIKKNVTNLHEFDFNLCKYGWNNKLDQLKLSLGFQSLPHGRIAAVHKTCYDVVSDNGILRCELTGNMLYAKSEYELPCTGDWVIFQQFEENRGIIIDMLPRERVLERKRNGSLADRQALASYIDKAFIVQSLDVNFNIRRAERFMIQIIEADIQPVLVLNKADLTFDQERVKSAVRHLQQRMPMFMTSIYQPHTIAHLQEYISEGETIVVVGSSGVGKSSLVNTLCGKAALLTSEISKSTGKGRHTSTRREMVEMEGGGILVDTPGVREFGLTIDNREALTNALELSDYAGICRFKDCTHLNEPGCAVLEAVDNGSLDPKIYQSFLKLEREINHFTASEHEKRKKKRALSKLVNEVKKQQGLR, from the coding sequence ATGATTAAAAAGAATGTTACAAATCTGCACGAATTCGATTTTAACCTCTGCAAATACGGCTGGAACAACAAGTTAGATCAACTTAAACTCAGTTTAGGATTTCAATCGCTTCCCCATGGCCGTATTGCGGCCGTACATAAGACCTGTTATGACGTCGTATCCGACAACGGCATACTTCGCTGTGAACTGACTGGCAATATGTTATATGCAAAATCAGAGTATGAGCTGCCCTGTACAGGTGATTGGGTAATCTTTCAACAATTTGAGGAGAACAGGGGAATCATCATCGACATGCTTCCGCGGGAGCGCGTTCTGGAGCGTAAGAGAAATGGCTCTTTAGCAGACAGGCAAGCGCTTGCTTCTTACATTGATAAGGCTTTTATTGTACAAAGTCTCGATGTGAACTTCAATATTCGAAGAGCAGAACGTTTTATGATACAGATTATTGAGGCCGATATCCAGCCAGTACTGGTGCTAAATAAGGCTGATCTAACCTTTGATCAGGAACGAGTAAAAAGCGCTGTTCGACATCTGCAACAACGTATGCCGATGTTCATGACCAGTATCTATCAACCTCACACAATTGCTCATCTGCAAGAGTATATCTCGGAAGGGGAAACTATCGTAGTCGTAGGCTCTTCCGGTGTAGGAAAAAGTTCACTGGTCAATACCTTATGCGGAAAAGCAGCGCTTCTCACCTCAGAAATAAGCAAATCTACAGGAAAAGGGCGACACACGTCAACACGGCGGGAGATGGTGGAAATGGAAGGAGGAGGCATCTTGGTGGATACCCCAGGGGTACGTGAATTTGGGCTCACCATCGACAATCGTGAAGCGCTGACAAATGCACTTGAACTCTCCGACTACGCAGGGATATGTCGTTTTAAGGACTGTACACATCTCAACGAACCTGGTTGCGCTGTTCTTGAAGCAGTTGATAACGGTAGCTTGGATCCAAAGATATACCAAAGCTTTCTCAAGCTAGAACGGGAAATAAATCATTTTACCGCATCGGAACATGAAAAGAGAAAAAAGAAAAGAGCTTTATCGAAACTAGTCAACGAGGTGAAGAAACAACAAGGATTGCGTTAG
- a CDS encoding enolase C-terminal domain-like protein, with amino-acid sequence MKRRAFLHALNLGIASATLSNNYIHGKALSSLLGVGDKDKELSYHRIKDIKFSSVQMNYPRLVGKNARLDLHGYGPNVEICCIRTDKGAMGWASIRGSKRDAEHISGDLIGKKVSDLFSTQMGTLRDIHMPFDMALHDLAGVILQQPVYEMLGRKQPFITDYYSGMIYFDDLEPSDRPRGIDRILEEGRYDYGVGYRQFKLKIGRGHKWMSFKEGLQRDIEVTNAVAEAFPDCRILVDGNNGFTLDQFLQYLKGIPAVNLFWIEEPFHETITDYQKLRAYLKTEGIGTLLADGEADPDQNLLKMLFEMKLLDVHLTDIEGLGFTNWRRLMPELIQLGAQASPHAWGSLLKSYYTAHLAGGLGNTITIEGVTSTSDDVDFSGYEINNGKLIPSSSPGFGMPLLKKL; translated from the coding sequence ATGAAAAGAAGAGCATTTCTTCACGCCCTGAACTTGGGCATCGCATCCGCGACCCTATCCAACAATTACATACACGGAAAGGCATTATCTTCCTTGCTCGGTGTCGGAGATAAAGACAAGGAACTTTCCTATCACAGGATAAAGGATATTAAATTCTCATCTGTACAAATGAATTATCCAAGACTTGTAGGAAAGAATGCCCGTCTAGACCTTCATGGGTATGGTCCGAATGTGGAAATATGCTGCATAAGGACCGATAAAGGAGCAATGGGCTGGGCTTCGATTCGAGGATCCAAACGTGATGCTGAACATATTTCCGGAGATTTGATTGGGAAAAAAGTATCTGATCTGTTTTCGACCCAGATGGGCACTCTGAGGGACATTCACATGCCCTTCGATATGGCACTCCATGATCTTGCCGGAGTAATTTTACAACAACCCGTTTACGAAATGCTAGGGCGTAAGCAGCCGTTTATCACCGATTATTATAGTGGAATGATCTACTTCGATGATTTGGAACCATCAGATAGGCCTCGCGGTATCGACCGTATACTCGAAGAGGGTCGCTATGACTACGGCGTAGGGTATAGGCAGTTCAAGTTAAAAATTGGAAGGGGACATAAATGGATGTCTTTCAAAGAAGGCTTACAACGTGATATTGAGGTAACAAATGCCGTGGCTGAGGCATTTCCTGACTGTAGGATTTTAGTTGACGGAAATAACGGATTTACCCTAGACCAATTCCTGCAGTATTTAAAAGGTATTCCGGCAGTAAATCTTTTTTGGATAGAAGAACCGTTTCATGAAACAATCACTGACTACCAAAAACTTAGGGCCTACTTAAAAACCGAAGGCATAGGTACTCTGCTAGCTGATGGCGAAGCAGATCCTGATCAGAACTTGTTGAAGATGCTTTTTGAAATGAAGCTTTTGGATGTACATCTTACAGATATTGAAGGTCTTGGGTTTACGAATTGGAGAAGACTGATGCCTGAGCTCATACAACTGGGAGCCCAGGCATCCCCTCATGCCTGGGGTTCACTCCTCAAGAGCTATTATACTGCACATTTGGCTGGAGGACTTGGGAATACCATTACCATCGAAGGGGTAACCAGTACTTCCGATGATGTGGATTTCTCTGGATATGAGATAAATAACGGTAAACTTATTCCTTCCTCGTCTCCGGGCTTTGGTATGCCATTGTTGAAAAAGTTATGA
- the surE gene encoding 5'/3'-nucleotidase SurE — translation MNILITNDDGIYSPGIAALAKTAKQFGTVRIVAPDVEQSSMGHAITHSRPLSYRSSPITFEGIDAHRVNGTPADCVALGLHMYPDTQVVLSGINMGPNLGNSMWHSGTLAAAKQAMLLGITGIALSTPVGKTEPDFDGLTSWTTDVLEILLSDKGPSLYNVNFPPRPNGLCWTRQSVRLYDGNVVPGQDPMGRKHYWITVVPLERAEEGTDRWAVEHGLVSITPLRLDLTAHEELAARLAMEKKSNG, via the coding sequence ATGAATATATTAATTACCAACGACGATGGCATATATTCTCCTGGAATAGCCGCATTGGCAAAAACGGCTAAACAGTTTGGTACAGTCAGGATAGTCGCACCGGATGTCGAGCAGTCGTCTATGGGACATGCTATAACACATTCTAGACCTTTGAGCTACCGAAGTTCACCCATTACTTTCGAGGGTATCGATGCTCATCGCGTCAACGGAACACCAGCAGACTGTGTCGCATTAGGTTTGCATATGTATCCAGATACTCAGGTCGTTCTGTCCGGTATCAATATGGGGCCAAATCTTGGTAACTCCATGTGGCATTCGGGAACACTTGCAGCAGCCAAACAGGCGATGCTTTTAGGTATCACAGGGATTGCTTTGAGTACACCCGTTGGCAAGACGGAGCCTGATTTTGATGGACTCACCTCATGGACTACCGATGTTCTGGAAATCTTGCTAAGCGACAAGGGACCTTCACTTTACAATGTTAATTTCCCGCCCAGACCAAATGGATTGTGCTGGACAAGGCAATCCGTGCGCTTATATGACGGTAATGTTGTGCCGGGCCAAGATCCCATGGGAAGGAAACATTATTGGATTACGGTCGTGCCCCTCGAGCGAGCCGAAGAGGGAACTGACCGATGGGCGGTTGAGCATGGCCTCGTTTCAATAACCCCGCTTCGGTTAGATCTCACTGCACACGAAGAGCTTGCCGCCCGACTGGCAATGGAAAAGAAATCAAACGGTTAA
- a CDS encoding DUF2945 domain-containing protein: protein MKPKFKIGDKVSWNSEGGRVSGTIIRVHTADFDYKGYTHHATEDDPQYEIKSSKTDHIAAHKGTALTKIK, encoded by the coding sequence ATGAAACCAAAATTTAAAATTGGAGATAAAGTAAGCTGGAATTCTGAAGGGGGCAGGGTCAGTGGAACGATCATTAGAGTACATACAGCAGATTTTGATTATAAGGGATACACTCATCATGCAACCGAAGATGACCCTCAGTATGAAATCAAAAGCAGTAAAACGGATCATATCGCTGCACATAAAGGCACTGCCCTGACAAAAATCAAATGA
- a CDS encoding DUF488 domain-containing protein, translating into MEIQRGHIIYTIGHSTHSLEDFVHMLQSFHINHVVDIRRFPGSKKFPQFDKENFKLALRKLKIDYNHLEGLGGRRNRTPGYTNSRWRNTSFRNYAAYMETDEFRVAISRLIDIASDNVTAYMCSEAVWWRCHRALVSDYLKAKGWTVLHIMATGKSEEHPYTSPANVIDGKVYYSDDNIHD; encoded by the coding sequence ATGGAAATTCAGCGTGGACATATTATTTATACAATTGGGCATTCGACACACAGCTTGGAGGACTTTGTTCATATGCTCCAGTCTTTCCACATAAACCATGTGGTTGATATAAGACGCTTTCCAGGATCAAAAAAATTCCCGCAGTTTGATAAAGAAAATTTTAAATTGGCTCTTCGCAAACTTAAAATAGACTATAACCATCTAGAGGGTCTTGGCGGCCGACGAAACCGAACTCCGGGCTACACTAACAGCCGCTGGAGAAATACTTCTTTTCGCAATTATGCAGCTTATATGGAAACGGATGAATTTAGAGTTGCGATATCCCGTTTGATTGACATCGCTAGTGACAATGTTACCGCCTATATGTGTTCAGAAGCTGTTTGGTGGCGTTGTCATCGGGCTCTGGTCTCCGATTACTTAAAAGCAAAGGGCTGGACGGTTTTACACATCATGGCGACCGGTAAATCAGAAGAACATCCATATACTTCTCCTGCCAACGTCATCGATGGAAAAGTATATTATTCAGACGATAACATTCATGATTAA
- a CDS encoding glycoside hydrolase family 127 protein, translating to MHINFNIRPYFHLFFWLLLSYSGAVAQERLYKHNFPLQDVKLLEGPFKHAQDLNVNTLLQYDADRLLAPFLKEAGIPAKTNSFPNWIDLDGHVGGHYLSALAIHYAATGDLQLKERMEYMLNELNRCQEKHGNGYVGGVPDGKRIWNEVKHGNVDIVGRYWVPWYNLHKTYAGLRDAWLYAGNEQAKNMFLKLCNWGAQLISNLDDRQMEAMLSNEFGGINEVYADAFQMTSDPRYLEVAKRFSHRELFDSMRVRKDNLDNKHANTQVPKAVGYQRVAEVSGDADYNTAAHFFWEAVVGYRTLANGGNSRREHFPSQRDFLSYMEEREGPESCNTNNMLKLTEGLFRMKPEAKLMDYYERALYNHILSTQHPEHGGYVYFTSARPAHYRVYSKVNSAMWCCVGTGMENHGKYGEMIYSHQGDSLFINLFIPSELNWKEKKLKITQQTNFPTSGDGELSIKTDKSLRLKILVRYPLWLKKGEFNLTISGRNYAKDAGPGEYVVIDRLWQNGDVINMHSKLRFHFEQLPFNPDYIALFRGPILMGAKVGTDHLDGLVAGDHRWGHIASGPLVSLFDTPILIGEREQLISRLNQAQAVDGDSLHYKLPSSLIHGNVHNLLLQPFYQIHDSRYMMYWLSMTEAKFNTLQKEMATKEQEKVALDQRTADMITLGEQQPEIDHLLKGENLSKGVHQGESWRQTPEGGTLSFEFRTVNKQPLELIVRYWGYESGNKKFDILVDGQVLASEDIVKRWEQSKFFDVVYPIPAAWTKNKESINITFRAKPHNSTGRIFQVRLAQKSPNK from the coding sequence ATGCACATCAATTTTAACATCAGACCTTACTTTCACCTATTTTTTTGGCTGTTACTTTCCTATAGCGGTGCAGTTGCTCAAGAGCGGTTATACAAGCATAACTTTCCGCTGCAGGACGTCAAACTTTTAGAAGGACCTTTTAAACACGCACAAGATCTCAATGTAAACACGCTTCTACAATATGACGCAGACCGATTATTGGCTCCATTTTTAAAGGAGGCAGGGATTCCGGCAAAAACGAACAGTTTTCCAAATTGGATTGACCTCGATGGCCATGTTGGTGGACATTATCTATCTGCGTTGGCGATACATTACGCAGCTACTGGCGATTTGCAGTTGAAAGAACGGATGGAATATATGCTCAATGAATTGAATAGATGTCAGGAGAAGCACGGTAATGGATATGTTGGAGGGGTTCCAGACGGAAAACGGATATGGAATGAAGTTAAACACGGAAATGTGGACATTGTGGGACGATATTGGGTTCCTTGGTACAATCTACATAAAACATATGCCGGCCTTCGTGATGCTTGGTTATATGCAGGGAATGAACAAGCAAAAAATATGTTTTTGAAATTATGTAACTGGGGGGCGCAGCTGATCAGCAATCTTGACGACAGACAGATGGAGGCTATGTTGTCGAACGAGTTTGGTGGAATAAACGAAGTATATGCCGATGCCTTCCAAATGACCAGTGATCCACGTTATTTAGAAGTAGCAAAACGCTTTTCACACCGCGAGCTATTCGATAGCATGCGTGTCCGTAAAGATAATTTGGATAATAAGCACGCCAATACACAAGTTCCAAAAGCAGTGGGATATCAGCGTGTCGCTGAGGTCAGCGGCGATGCAGATTATAATACTGCAGCACATTTTTTCTGGGAGGCGGTCGTTGGATACCGCACTCTCGCTAATGGAGGAAATAGTAGACGGGAACATTTTCCTTCTCAGAGAGATTTTTTAAGCTACATGGAAGAACGTGAAGGGCCAGAATCGTGCAATACGAATAACATGTTAAAATTGACCGAAGGACTGTTTAGGATGAAGCCCGAAGCCAAGTTAATGGATTATTATGAACGTGCACTATATAATCACATCTTATCGACACAACATCCTGAGCACGGTGGTTATGTGTATTTTACGTCGGCTAGGCCTGCACACTATAGAGTATACTCTAAGGTTAATAGTGCGATGTGGTGCTGTGTGGGCACAGGAATGGAGAATCATGGCAAATATGGAGAAATGATCTATAGTCATCAGGGTGACAGTCTTTTCATCAATTTGTTCATTCCTTCTGAGCTAAACTGGAAAGAAAAGAAACTGAAAATTACCCAGCAGACTAACTTTCCGACATCAGGGGATGGAGAGCTGAGTATAAAAACCGATAAATCACTAAGGCTCAAAATTCTTGTACGTTACCCGCTTTGGCTCAAAAAGGGAGAATTTAACCTTACCATAAGTGGTCGCAACTATGCTAAAGATGCCGGACCGGGAGAGTATGTTGTGATTGATCGTCTATGGCAAAATGGTGATGTCATCAATATGCATAGTAAACTGAGATTTCATTTCGAACAATTACCTTTTAATCCAGACTACATTGCTTTGTTTCGCGGGCCTATATTAATGGGAGCTAAAGTTGGAACCGATCATTTGGATGGCTTGGTTGCTGGAGATCATCGTTGGGGACATATCGCAAGTGGTCCGCTTGTTTCGTTGTTCGACACTCCGATTTTAATTGGAGAGCGTGAACAACTTATTAGTAGATTAAACCAAGCACAGGCAGTTGACGGAGATTCATTACATTATAAACTACCCTCTTCGTTGATTCATGGCAATGTCCATAACTTATTGCTGCAACCCTTTTATCAAATTCACGATAGCCGATATATGATGTATTGGCTTTCAATGACCGAAGCTAAGTTCAATACACTTCAAAAAGAAATGGCAACCAAAGAACAAGAAAAGGTCGCATTGGATCAGCGGACTGCCGATATGATTACGCTTGGGGAGCAACAGCCAGAAATAGATCATCTTTTGAAGGGAGAGAATCTAAGTAAAGGAGTTCATCAGGGCGAATCGTGGCGTCAGACTCCGGAAGGTGGAACACTATCTTTTGAGTTCCGTACCGTAAATAAACAACCGTTGGAACTGATAGTTAGATATTGGGGATACGAATCGGGTAACAAAAAGTTTGATATTCTGGTGGACGGACAAGTGCTAGCCTCAGAGGATATTGTAAAGCGATGGGAGCAAAGTAAGTTTTTCGATGTGGTGTACCCGATTCCAGCAGCATGGACAAAGAATAAAGAATCGATTAATATCACGTTTAGAGCAAAGCCACACAACAGTACAGGCAGAATATTCCAGGTGCGTTTAGCACAGAAGTCGCCTAATAAATAA
- a CDS encoding ATP-binding response regulator, translating into MMGSELQLNSKAGVGSRFFFDIKVPAVWETNNWSVLTKIKEVLVVAEDELVRNSLTQMLTSKKIEFTQVRNGFEVLQMLMRGRQFGCIIIDNELPIMSGIETIRKIREKIFNQNYVQPIIAIFDKQEKDVASLCNSLGVDNWLFKPVEPEKLYTILARINT; encoded by the coding sequence ATGATGGGTAGTGAGCTGCAGCTCAACAGTAAAGCGGGCGTTGGTAGCCGTTTTTTTTTCGACATTAAAGTACCCGCTGTATGGGAAACCAACAATTGGTCTGTGCTGACTAAAATCAAAGAGGTGCTTGTCGTTGCTGAAGATGAATTGGTTCGAAATTCCTTAACTCAAATGCTTACTTCCAAGAAAATTGAATTCACACAGGTCAGAAATGGGTTTGAAGTATTGCAGATGTTGATGCGGGGGCGCCAATTTGGTTGTATTATAATAGATAATGAACTTCCCATAATGAGTGGAATTGAAACCATAAGAAAGATTCGCGAGAAGATTTTTAATCAAAATTATGTGCAACCGATTATCGCAATATTCGATAAACAAGAAAAAGATGTGGCCTCACTTTGTAATTCTTTAGGTGTAGATAACTGGCTCTTCAAGCCGGTTGAGCCGGAGAAGCTGTATACTATACTTGCTAGGATAAATACGTAA
- a CDS encoding SDR family NAD(P)-dependent oxidoreductase, producing the protein MIHNFKDKVILVTGANRGIGRSLVQTLLNIGVGKIYAACRDISKMPAFDDNRITVLPLDITDDQQVALAAARAKDTEILINNAGGLNAGNILEGDLDGMENDLQVNFFGTIKMMRAFAPILKTNKPSMLINIVSIAAYSPLPSIAGYAASKAALFSATQSVRIELARHGVLVYAVNPGAIDTDMNQGSDWKMPSPDTVAVKILEAIGQESFDIIPDEMGQDMYRAWREEPSKLSKIFSDLYHTEISD; encoded by the coding sequence ATGATACATAATTTTAAAGATAAAGTTATCCTCGTCACAGGAGCAAACAGAGGTATAGGCAGATCGCTTGTTCAGACGCTATTAAACATTGGAGTGGGAAAAATATATGCCGCATGCAGGGACATCAGTAAAATGCCAGCATTTGACGATAATCGTATAACTGTTTTACCCTTGGACATTACCGATGACCAACAGGTAGCCTTGGCTGCAGCCAGAGCTAAGGATACGGAGATCCTTATTAATAATGCAGGAGGGCTAAACGCTGGAAACATCTTAGAGGGAGACCTGGACGGTATGGAAAATGATCTACAGGTGAATTTTTTTGGAACCATAAAGATGATGCGTGCATTTGCGCCGATTTTGAAAACAAATAAACCGTCGATGTTAATCAATATTGTTTCGATTGCAGCTTATTCACCGTTACCATCTATTGCGGGATATGCTGCTTCAAAAGCTGCCCTCTTTTCTGCGACACAATCTGTAAGGATCGAACTGGCGAGGCATGGCGTTCTGGTATACGCCGTCAACCCCGGAGCTATCGATACCGATATGAACCAAGGGAGTGATTGGAAGATGCCGTCTCCGGATACCGTCGCTGTAAAAATATTGGAAGCAATAGGGCAGGAGAGTTTTGATATTATACCCGACGAAATGGGACAGGACATGTACAGAGCATGGAGGGAAGAGCCGTCAAAACTGTCGAAAATATTCTCCGATCTATATCACACAGAAATTTCAGATTAG
- a CDS encoding fatty acid desaturase, producing MPFLDHVLQVPTYGWKDNNGNLVKPSKKQIVKEFFKRLNIIKDRRNWLPFFSWAKVICLVPFFIVFLRYHFNWWTVLAAFVYSMIVMGTHGTIWHHRFATHGAFKFRNRFWRFFTQNLTINVIPEEIYVISHHVHHAKSDQPGDPYNAQAGFLYCFLADVNHQPIAKNLTEKSYNRVKRLMQHTGVTGNSYAQYQKWGSYVRPSFAIWSWILNWTFWYIIFYLIGGHALACTLFGAAGFWAVGVRTFNYEGHAKGQDKQREGIDFNDKDKSINQLWPGIVAGEWHNNHHLYPKSARSGFKPYQIDLAWCYIKVMHKLGAVRSYRDDKKRFDEQYRIPFLKSKT from the coding sequence ATGCCCTTTTTAGATCACGTTCTACAAGTTCCTACCTACGGATGGAAAGACAACAATGGAAATCTCGTAAAGCCAAGTAAAAAACAAATTGTTAAGGAATTCTTCAAACGCCTCAATATCATCAAAGACAGACGAAATTGGTTGCCATTTTTTAGTTGGGCTAAAGTCATTTGCCTCGTTCCTTTTTTTATCGTTTTCCTGAGATATCACTTTAATTGGTGGACGGTGCTTGCGGCATTCGTCTACAGTATGATCGTAATGGGAACTCACGGAACGATATGGCATCATCGATTTGCCACGCATGGAGCATTTAAATTTCGTAACCGATTCTGGCGCTTCTTCACACAGAATCTGACTATCAACGTAATTCCCGAAGAGATCTATGTGATATCCCATCATGTACATCATGCCAAATCAGATCAGCCAGGCGACCCCTATAATGCACAAGCTGGCTTTTTATACTGTTTCTTAGCGGACGTAAATCATCAACCCATTGCAAAGAACCTAACGGAGAAATCTTACAACCGTGTCAAGCGCCTCATGCAACATACGGGGGTAACTGGTAATAGCTATGCACAATATCAAAAGTGGGGCTCTTATGTAAGGCCTTCTTTTGCCATTTGGTCATGGATATTGAATTGGACATTCTGGTATATCATATTTTACTTGATCGGCGGCCATGCTCTTGCCTGTACACTATTTGGCGCCGCTGGATTTTGGGCTGTTGGTGTGCGGACATTCAACTATGAGGGCCACGCAAAAGGACAGGATAAACAACGTGAAGGTATTGACTTCAATGATAAAGATAAATCTATAAATCAGCTCTGGCCCGGAATCGTGGCGGGTGAATGGCACAACAATCATCACTTATACCCTAAAAGCGCAAGAAGCGGCTTTAAACCCTACCAGATCGATCTCGCGTGGTGCTATATAAAAGTCATGCATAAACTTGGCGCTGTAAGGAGCTATCGGGATGACAAAAAAAGATTTGACGAGCAGTATCGTATTCCCTTCTTAAAATCCAAGACTTAA